From a region of the Panicum virgatum strain AP13 chromosome 2K, P.virgatum_v5, whole genome shotgun sequence genome:
- the LOC120695301 gene encoding BTB/POZ and MATH domain-containing protein 1-like: MVLCHRSALLDGPLRPPKQGRTSHGRRREREHDPLPPGRESTTRPPPIPAWCVAHLADAARSTHLLQFHDIGTKIADDDGTDHHFKCSCQVDGYRWEIRVVYPPYYSLVETEYVVEGLPEDYLVEGYVVPLQLVFLGEAGANKVPAALSCRLLDPSGATGPSREKGTAAASFQHPSDRSELLTIRTTFYRAKSIVVYVKNGCLTLECTVTVLRDLNPIIAVPSNNLPRHLGELLASGAGADVTFAVAGQSFPAHRSILAARSPVFMAQFFAGEMLERISPRVEIKEMDPFVFQAMLRFVYTDAVPELDEAAETAAALARHLLAAADRYGLDRLRAMCERRLAWAIDAGTAAPTLAFAERHGCSELKARCIEFIAGGLAENLDAVLATEGFGRCLEDTGPSVVIELLKAAHARKIKN, encoded by the exons ATGGTGCTATGCCACCGGAGCGCGCTGCTGGATGGGCCCCTGCGGCCGCCAAAGCAGGGGAGGACGAGCCACGGccgccggagagagagagaacacgACCCGCTGCCGCCGGGGAGGGAGAGCACGAC CCGACCTCCACCAATCCCGGCATGGTGCGTCGCTCACCTCGCTGACGCCGCGCGCTCCACGCACCTGCTCCAGTTCCACGACATCGGCACCAAGATCGCGGACGACGACGGCACCGATCATCACTTCAAATGCAGCTGCCAGGTTGACGGCTACCGCTGGGAAATCCGTGTCGTCTACCCTCCCTACTACAGCTTAGTTGAGACCGAATATGTTGTGGAGGGCTTACCTGAGGACTATCTTGTGGAGGGCTACGTTGTGCCCCTCCAGCTCGTCTTCCTCGGCGAGGCCGGCGCGAACAAGGTCCCGGCGGCTCTAAGCTGCCGGCTGCTAGATCCGAGCGGGGCCACCGGACCGTCACGAGAGAAGGGTACTGCGGCAGCATCATTCCAGCACCCCTCAGATCGGTCTGAATTGCTTACCATCCGGACAACATTCTACCGCGCAAAATCAATTGTGGTTTACGTCAAGAATGGCTGCCTGACGCTGGAGTGCACGGTCACCGTGTTGAGAGACCTGAACCCCATCATTGCCGTGCCGTCAAACAACCTGCCCCGGCACCTCGGCGAGCTCCTGGCGAGCGGGGCCGGGGCGGACGTCACGTTCGCCGTGGCCGGCCAGTCCTTCCCCGCGCACAGGAGCATCCTTGCGGCGAGGTCCCCCGTCTTCATGGCCCAGTTCTTCGCCGGCGAGATGCTGGAGAGGATCTCCCCGCGCGTCGAGATCAAGGAGATGGATCCGTTCGTGTTCCAGGCCATGCTCCGCTTCGTGTACACCGACGCCGTCCCGGAGCTGGACGAAGCGGCGGAGACGGCGGCTGCCCTGGCACGGCACCTGCTCGCGGCCGCCGACAGGT ACGGGCTGGACAGGCTCAGGGCGATGTGCGAGCGCAGGCTCGCATGGGCCATCGacgccggcacggcggcgccgacgcTGGCGTTTGCGGAGCGGCACGGCTGCTCCGAGCTCAAGGCAAGGTGCATCGAGTTCATCGCCGGAGGATTGGCCGAGAATCTGGACGCGGTGTTGGCGACGGAGGGCTTCGGGCGTTGTCTCGAGGACACTGGCCCCTCCGTGGTAATTGAGCTTCTCAAGGCTGCACATGCAAGGAAGATCAAGAACTGA
- the LOC120677207 gene encoding probable NADH kinase isoform X2: MFRWSHGVMGPNGTGVQCFALGSWKGRQDVLSYLDDRCRVHKDTIDLCQSVLQHKSLDWTSVQRNNFSQPIRDVDLVITVGGDGTLLRASHFLDSSVPILGVNSDPTCPKEVDELTDEFDARRSTGYLCAATAGNFEQILDATLDGSRRPSELSRISMKLNGIQLPTYALNDILVSHPCPASVSRFSFRKRSNTGESSRLINCWSSGLRISTAAGSTAAMLSAGGFVMPLSSRELQYMIREPISPTDADKPLLHGLVKQEQHMLVVWYNQEGAVYFDGSHVVHSIQHGDTLEISSYAPTLKVVLPEHLLMKPSE; the protein is encoded by the exons ATGTTCCGATGGTCGCATGGGGTGATGGGTCCAAATGGTACTGGAGTTCAGTGCTTTGCGCTTGGATCGTGGAAGGGGCGCCAGGAT GTCTTAAGTTATCTGGATGACAGGTGCAGAGTTCACAAGGACACGATTGATCTCTGCCAGAGCGTCCTGCAGCACAAGTCCCTTGACTGGACTTCAGTGCAGAGAAATAACTTCTCTCAGCCAATACGTGATGTGGATCTTGTGATCACTGTTGGGGGCGATGGCACTCTTCTTCGAGCTAGCCACTTCCTGGATAGTTCAGTTCCTATTTTGGGTGTCAATTCTGATCCTACTTGTCCAAAGGAG GTTGATGAGTTAACTGATGAATTTGATGCGAGGAGAAGCACAGGGTATCTTTGTGCAGCGACTGCAGGAAACTTCGAacag ATACTTGATGCAACGCTTGATGGCAGTAGACGCCCTTCAGAGCTGTCAAGGATTTCCATGAAACTAAATGGAATTCAGCTCCCAACTTATGCTCTGAATGACATATTGGTGTCACACCCATGTCCAGCAAGTGTGTCGCGCTTCTCATTTAG GAAAAGGAGCAATACAGGAGAAAGTTCGCGTTTAATTAATTGTTGGTCAAGTGGTTTAAGGATCTCGACAGCTGCTGGATCAACTGCTGCTATGCTATCAGCTGGAGGATTTGTGATGCCATTATCAAGCCGTGAGCTTCAGTATATGATAAGAGAACCCATTTCGCCAACAGATGCTGACAAACCACTGCTGCATGGTTTAGTTAAGCAAGAGCAACATATGCTTGTTGTCTGGTACAATCAAGAGGGTGCTGTGTATTTTGATGGTTCACATGTAGTGCATTCAATTCAGCATGGGGACACACTTGAGATATCCTCATATGCGCCAACCTTAAAAGTTGTTTTGCCAGAACATTTGCTAATGAAGCCATCTGAGTAG
- the LOC120677207 gene encoding probable NADH kinase isoform X1, with product MARRRVLLFLKPFDVYPPRPCAGSAASYPTSLSPPPSQLRAANPKVLSYLDDRCRVHKDTIDLCQSVLQHKSLDWTSVQRNNFSQPIRDVDLVITVGGDGTLLRASHFLDSSVPILGVNSDPTCPKEVDELTDEFDARRSTGYLCAATAGNFEQILDATLDGSRRPSELSRISMKLNGIQLPTYALNDILVSHPCPASVSRFSFRKRSNTGESSRLINCWSSGLRISTAAGSTAAMLSAGGFVMPLSSRELQYMIREPISPTDADKPLLHGLVKQEQHMLVVWYNQEGAVYFDGSHVVHSIQHGDTLEISSYAPTLKVVLPEHLLMKPSE from the exons atggcgcgccgccgcgtgctccTCTTCCTCAAGCCCTTCGACGTATACCCTCCCCGCCCGTGCGCCGGGTCCGCGGCCTCCTACCCCACctccctctcgccgccgccgtcgcagctgCGCGCCGCCAACCCCAAG GTCTTAAGTTATCTGGATGACAGGTGCAGAGTTCACAAGGACACGATTGATCTCTGCCAGAGCGTCCTGCAGCACAAGTCCCTTGACTGGACTTCAGTGCAGAGAAATAACTTCTCTCAGCCAATACGTGATGTGGATCTTGTGATCACTGTTGGGGGCGATGGCACTCTTCTTCGAGCTAGCCACTTCCTGGATAGTTCAGTTCCTATTTTGGGTGTCAATTCTGATCCTACTTGTCCAAAGGAG GTTGATGAGTTAACTGATGAATTTGATGCGAGGAGAAGCACAGGGTATCTTTGTGCAGCGACTGCAGGAAACTTCGAacag ATACTTGATGCAACGCTTGATGGCAGTAGACGCCCTTCAGAGCTGTCAAGGATTTCCATGAAACTAAATGGAATTCAGCTCCCAACTTATGCTCTGAATGACATATTGGTGTCACACCCATGTCCAGCAAGTGTGTCGCGCTTCTCATTTAG GAAAAGGAGCAATACAGGAGAAAGTTCGCGTTTAATTAATTGTTGGTCAAGTGGTTTAAGGATCTCGACAGCTGCTGGATCAACTGCTGCTATGCTATCAGCTGGAGGATTTGTGATGCCATTATCAAGCCGTGAGCTTCAGTATATGATAAGAGAACCCATTTCGCCAACAGATGCTGACAAACCACTGCTGCATGGTTTAGTTAAGCAAGAGCAACATATGCTTGTTGTCTGGTACAATCAAGAGGGTGCTGTGTATTTTGATGGTTCACATGTAGTGCATTCAATTCAGCATGGGGACACACTTGAGATATCCTCATATGCGCCAACCTTAAAAGTTGTTTTGCCAGAACATTTGCTAATGAAGCCATCTGAGTAG